In one window of Megalops cyprinoides isolate fMegCyp1 chromosome 24, fMegCyp1.pri, whole genome shotgun sequence DNA:
- the LOC118771581 gene encoding myosin-7-like → MGDAVMEEFGVAAPYLRKSDKERLEAQTRPFDMKKECFIPDPEVEYVKASITSRDGDKVTAETEHGKTVTVKEGDVHPQNPPKFDKIEDMAMFTFLHEPAVLYNLKERYAAWMIYTYSGLFCVTVNPYKWLPVYDPVVVNAYRGKKRSEAPPHIFSISDNAYQYMLSDRENQSILITGESGAGKTVNTKRVIQYFASIAAASGKKDAASEKKGTLEDQIIQANPALEAFGNAKTIRNDNSSRFGKFIRIHFAASGKLASADIETYLLEKSRVTFQLKAERDYHIFYQILSQRKPELLEMLLITNNPYDYAFISQGETTVASINDAEELMATDDAFDVLGFTQEEKNGIYKLTGAIMHYGNMKFKQKQREEQAEADGTEDADKVAYLMGLNSADLIKGLCHPRVKVGNEWVTKGQNVQQVYYSIGALSKSVYEKMFLWMVVRINQSLDTKQPRQYFIGVLDIAGFEIFDFNTFEQLCINFTNEKLQQFFNHHMFVLEQEEYKKEGIDWEFIDFGMDLQACIDLIEKPMGIMSILEEECMFPKASDSTFKAKLYDNHLGKSNNFQKPRIVKGKPEAHFALVHYAGTVDYNICNWLVKNKDPLNETVVGLYQKSTLKLLSMLFANYAGAESAMEQGGGKGGKGGGKKKGSSFQTVSALHRENLNKLMTNLRSTHPHFVRCIIPNETKTPGAMENPLVMHQLRCNGVLEGIRICRKGFPNRILYGDFKQRYRILNPAAIPEGQFIDSKKGAEKLLGSLDIDHTQYRFGHTKVFFKAGLLGQLEEMRDDRLALILTGIQARARGILARIEFQKIVERRDSLLVIQWNVRAFMGVKNWPWMKLFFKIKPLLRSAEAEKEMANMKEEFTKLKEAFAKSEARKKELEEKMVSLLQEKNDLQLQVQTEQDNLSDAEERCEGLIKNKIQLEAKVKELTERLEDEEEMNAELTAKKRKLEDECSELKKDIDDLELTLAKVEKEKHATENKVKNLTEEMAAQDEIIAKLTKEKKALQEAHQQTLDDLQSEEDKVNTLTKAKTKLEQQVDDLEGSLEQEKKIRMDLERVKRKLEGDLKLTQENVMDLENDKQQLEEKLKKKDFEISQLNSKIEDEQAMGAQLQKKLKELQARIEELEEELEAERAARAKVEKQRADLARELEEISERLEEAGGATAAQIEMNKKREAEFQKLRRDLEEATLQHEATAATLRKKQADSVADLGEQIDNLQRVKQKLEKEKSELRLELDDVVSNMEQTAKSKANLEKLCRTLEDQMSEYRAKAEEGQRTINDFTMQKAKLQTENGELARLLEEKDSLVSQLTRGKQSYTQQVEDLKRQLEEEVKAKNALAHAVQSARHDSDLLREQYEEEQEAKAELQRSLSKANSEVAQWRTKYETDAIQRTEELEDAKKKLAQRLQDAEEAVEAVNAKCSSLEKTKHRLQNEIEDLMVDVERSNAAAAALDKKQRNFDKVLAEWKQKYEESQSELESSQKEARSLSTELFKLKNSYEESLDHLETMKRENKNLQEEISDLTEQLGEGGKSIHELEKIRKQLEQEKAEIQAALEEAEASLEHEEGKILRAQLEFNQVKADIERKLAEKDEEMEQAKRNQQRVVDTLQSSLEAETRSRNEALRLKKKMEGDLNEMEIQLSQANRQAAEAQKQLKAIHAHLKDAQLQLDDSLRASDDLKENIAIVERRNNLLQAELEELRAMVEQTERGRKLAEQELLDVSERVQLLHSQNTSLLNQKKKLEGDTAQLQTEVEEAVQECRNAEEKAKKAITDAAMMAEELKKEQDTSAHLERMKKNMEQTIKDLQHRLDEAEQIAMKGGKKQVQKLEARVRELENEVEAEQKKSSDSVKGIRKYERRIKELTYQTEEDRKNLARLQDLVDKLQLKVKSYKRTAEEAEEQANSNLTKFRKLQHELDEAEERADIAESQVNKLRAKSRDVGSKVSDILILHFFLILVL, encoded by the exons ATGGGGGACGCGGTGATGGAGGAGTTTGGGGTTGCAGCTCCATATCTGCGCAAGTCAGACAAGGAGCGACTGGAGGCCCAGACCCGGCCCTTTGACATGAAGAAGGAGTGCTTCATACCTGACCCTGAGGTCGAGTACGTTAAGGCTTCCATCACCAGCCGCGACGGGGACAAAGTTACCGCGGAAACAGAGCATGGGAAG ACTGTAACCGTGAAGGAGGGTGACGTCCACCCTCAGAACCCGCCAAAGTTTGATAAAATTGAAGACATGGCAATGTTCACCTTCCTGCACGAGCCCGCTGTGCTGTATAACCTCAAAGAGCGTTATGCAGCCTGGATGATCTAT acTTATTCAGGGCTCTTCTGCGTCACTGTCAACCCCTACAAGTGGCTGCCAGTGTACGATCCTGTTGTTGTCAATGCTtacagaggaaagaagaggagtGAAGCTCCTCCTCATatcttctccatctctgacaACGCCTATCAGTACATGTTGTCAG acagagaaaatCAGTCTATCTTGATCAC TGGAGAATCTGGTGCTGGGAAGACTGTGAACACCAAGAGAGTCATCCAGTACTTCGCCAGCATTGCAGCTGCATCTGGGAAGAAAGACGCAGCATCTGAAAAAAAG GGTACCCTGGAGGATCAAATCATCCAGGCTAACCCTGCTCTGGAGGCCTTTGGTAATGCCAAGACCATCAGGAATGACAACTCCTCAAGATTT GGCAAGTTCATTCGAATTCATTTTGCGGCCAGTGGGAAACTAGCTTCTGCTGATATTGAGACCT ACCTTCTGGAGAAGTCTCGTGTGACTTTCCAGCTCAAGGCTGAGAGAGACTATCACATCTTCTACCAGATCCTGTCTCAAAGAAAGCCAGAGTTGCTGG AAATGCTGCTCATCACCAACAACCCCTATGACTACGCCTTCATCTCCCAAGGAGAAACCACCGTAGCCTCTATCAATGATGCTGAAGAGCTGATGGCCACTGAC GACGCCTTTGATGTGCTGGGCTTCACCCAGGAGGAGAAGAATGGCATTTACAAGCTGACTGGTGCCATCATGCACTATGGCAATATGAAGTTCAAACAGAAGCAGCGTGAGGAGCAGGCAGAAGCTGACGGCACTGAGG ATGCTGACAAGGTTGCTTATCTGATGGGCCTGAACTCTGCTGACCTCATCAAAGGTCTCTGTCACCCAAGGGTCAAAGTAGGAAACGAGTGGGTCACCAAGGGACAAAATGTCCAGCAG GTGTACTACTCTATTGGTGCTCTGTCAAAGTCAGTGTACGAGAAGATGTTCCTCTGGATGGTGGTGAGAATCAACCAATCCCTGGACACCAAGCAGCCTCGCCAGTACTTCATTGGTGTACTGGACATCGCCGGCTTTGAGATCTTCGAT TTCAACACCTTTGAGCAGCTGTGCATCAATTTCACCAACGAGAAATTGCAACAGTTTTTCAACCACCACATGTTTGTGCTGGAGCAGGAAGAGTACAAGAAAGAGGGAATTGATTGGGAGTTTATTGACTTTGGCATGGACTTGCAGGCTTGCATTGACCTCATTGAGAAG CCCATGGGCATCATGTCCATCCTTGAAGAGGAGTGTATGTTCCCTAAGGCCAGTGATTCCACCTTCAAAGCCAAGCTGTATGACAACCATCTGGGCAAGTCCAATAATTTCCAGAAGCCCAGGATTGTCAAGGGCAAACCAGAGGCCCATTTTGCCCTGGTTCACTATGCTGGTACTGTGGACTACAACATCTGTAACTGGCTGGTCAAGAACAAGGACCCTCTGAATGAGACCGTTGTTGGGCTGTATCAGAAGTCCACTCTGAAGTTATTGTCAATGCTGTTTGCAAATTATGCTGGTGCTGAATCAG CAATGGAACAAGGTGGGGGAAAAGGAGGCAAGGGAGGAGGAAAGAAGAAAGGGTCTTCCTTCCAGACTGTGTCTGCTCTCCACAGG GAGAATCTGAATAAGCTGATGACAAACTTGAGGTCCACTCACCCTCACTTTGTGCGCTGCATCATCCCCAATGAGACCAAGACTCCTGGGGCCATGGAGAATCCTCTGGTGATGCACCAGCTGCGCTGTAACGGTGTGCTGGAAGGCATCAGGATCTGTAGAAAGGGCTTCCCCAACAGGATCCTGTATGGAGACTTCAAACAGAG ATACCGTATCCTGAACCCTGCTGCTATCCCAGAGGGACAGTTCATAGACAGCAAGAAAGGAGCAGAGAAACTGCTGGGGTCTCTGGACATCGACCACACTCAGTACAGATTTGGACACACTAAG GTGTTCTTCAAGGCTGGTCTGCTGGGTCAGCTGGAGGAGATGAGAGACGATCGTCTGGCTCTCATCCTGACTGGAATCCAGGCCAGAGCCCGCGGCATTCTTGCAAGAATTGAGTTCCAGAAAATTGTTGAGCGCAGGGATTCTTTGCTTGTGATCCAGTGGAACGTGCGTGCCTTCATGGGTGTGAAGAACTGGCCCTGGATGAAGCTGTTCTTTAAGATCAAGCCTCTGCTGAGGTCAGCTGAAGCTGAGAAGGAGATGGCCAACATGAAGGAGGAGTTTACCAAGCTAAAAGAAGCATTTGCCAAATCTGAGGCCCGCAAGAAGGAGCTAGAAGAGAAGATGGTCTCTCTTCTCCAAGAGAAGAATGACCTGCAGCTTCAAGTTCAGACT GAGCAAGATAATCTCTCAGACGCAGAGGAACGCTGTGAAGGGTTGATCAAGAACAAGATCCAGCTGGAGGCCAAAGTCAAAGAGCTGACAGAGCGgctggaggatgaggaggagatgAACGCAGAACTGACTGCCaagaagaggaagctggaggaTGAGTGTTCTGAGCTCAAGAAAGACATTGATGACCTGGAGCTCACTCTGGCCAAAGTAGAGAAGGAGAAGCATGCCACTGAGAATAAG GTGAAGAATCTGACTGAGGAAATGGCAGCTCAGGACGAAATCATTGCCAAGCTGACCAAGGAGAAGAAGGCTCTACAGGAGGCTCACCAGCAAACCCTGGATGATCTTCAGAGTGAGGAAGACAAAGTCAACACTCTGACCAAGGCCAAGACCAAGCTGGAGCAACAAGTGGATGAT CTTGAAGGGTCTTTGGAACAAGAGAAGAAGATTCGAATGGATCTTGAGAGGGTAAAGAGGAAGCTGGAAGGAGACCTTAAGTTGACCCAGGAGAATGTTATGGACCTGGAGAATGACAAGCAGCAGCTCGAAGAGAAGCTGAAGAA GAAAGACTTTGAGATTAGCCAGCTAAACAGCAAAATTGAAGATGAACAGGCAATGGGTGCTCAACTCCAGAAGAAACTGAAGGAGTTGCAG GCCCGCattgaggagctggaggaggagctagAGGCTGAGAGAGCTGCCCGTGCTAAGGTGGAGAAACAGAGGGCAGACTTGgccagagagctggaggagattagtgagaggctggaggaggcagGTGGGGCCACTGCCGCTCAGATCGAGATGAACAAGAAGAGGGAGGCCGAGTTCCAGAAATTACGCAGAGACCTGGAGGAGGCTACACTGCAACACGAGGCCACAGCGGCCACACTGAGAAAGAAACAAGCTGACAGTGTGGCTGACCTCGGGGAGCAGATCGACAATCTGCAGAGAGTGAAGCAGAaactggagaaggagaagagtgaGCTCAGATTGGAGCTGGACGATGTGGTCTCCAACATGGAGCAAACTGCCAAGTCCAAG GCTAATTTAGAAAAGTTGTGCCGAACTCTGGAGGACCAGATGAGTGAATACAGGGCAAAGGCGGAGGAAGGCCAGCGTACCATCAATGACTTTACCATGCAGAAAGCTAAGCTTCAGACCGAAAATG GTGAACTTGCAAGGCTTCTGGAAGAGAAGGACTCCCTGGTCTCCCAGCTCACCAGAGGAAAGCAATCCTACACCCAGCAAGTTGAGGACCTCAAAAGACAACTTGAGGAGGAAGTCAAG GCAAAGAATGCTCTGGCCCATGCAGTGCAGTCTGCCCGCCATGACTCAGACCTGCTGAGGGAGCAGtatgaggaggagcaggaggccaaGGCTGAGCTCCAGCGCAGTCTCTCCAAGGCCAACTCTGAAGTGGCTCAGTGGAGGACCAAATATGAGACTGATGCCATCCAGAGGACTGAGGAACTGGAGGATGCAAA GAAGAAACTGGCTCAGCGTCTGCAGGATGCAGAAGAGGCTGTGGAAGCTGTGAATGCTAAATGCTCCTCCCTGGAGAAGACCAAACACAGGCTGCAGAATGAGATCGAAGATCTCATGGTGGATGTGGAGAGATCCAACGCAGCTGCTGCCGCTCTGGACAAGAAGCAAAGAAACTTTGACAAG GTCCTGGCTGAGTGGAAGCAGAAGTATGAGGAGTCACAGAGTGAACTGGAGAGTTCCCAGAAGGAGGCCAGGTCTCTGAGCACTGAACTCTTCAAGCTGAAGAACTCTTATGAGGAATCTTTAGATCACCTGGAGACAatgaagagagaaaacaagaatCTGCAAG AGGAAATTTCTGATCTCACCGAGCAACTTGGTGAGGGAGGAAAGAGCATCCATGAGCTGGAGAAGATCCGTAAACAGCTGGAACAGGAAAAAGCAGAGATCCAGGCAGCCCTGGAGGAAGCTGAG GCCTCTCTAGAGCATGAGGAGGGTAAGATCCTGAGAGCCCAGCTGGAGTTTAACCAGGTGAAAGCTGATATTGAGCGCAAGCTTGCTGAGAAGGATGAGGAGATGGAGCAGGCCAAGAGGAACCAACAGAGAGTGGTAGATACTCTGCAGAGCTCTCTGGAGGCAGAGACCCGTAGTAGGAATGAAGCCCTCAGGctgaagaagaagatggagggagaCCTCAATGAGATGGAGATTCAGCTGAGCCAGGCCAACAGGCAGGCTGCTGAGGCCCAGAAGCAGCTGAAGGCCATCCATGCACACCTGAAG GATGCTCAACTGCAGTTGGACGACTCTCTCCGTGCCAGTGACGACCTGAAGGAGAACATTGCCATTGTAGAGAGACGCAACAATctgctgcaggcagagctggaggagctgagggcCATGGTGGAGCAAACAGAAAGAGGCCGCAAGCTGGCtgagcaggagctgctggatgTCAGTGAGAGGGTGCAGCTGCTGCACTCACAG aACACCAGCCTGTTAAACCagaagaagaagctggaggGTGACACAGCCCAGCTTCAGACTGAGGTGGAGGAGGCTGTACAGGAGTGCAGAAATGCTGAGGAAAAGGCCAAGAAGGCCATCACTGATGCTGCCATgatggcagaggagctgaagaaggagcaggaCACTAGTGCTCACCTGGAGCGCATGAAGAAGAACATGGAGCAGACCATCAAGGACCTGCAGCACCGCCTGGATGAAGCTGAGCAAATCGCCATGAAGGGGGGCAAGAAGCAGGTGCAGAAGCTGGAGGCCAGG GTGAGGgaactggaaaatgaagtggAGGCAGAACAGAAGAAGAGCAGCGATTCTGTGAAGGGAATCCGTAAATATGAGAGACGTATCAAGGAGCTCACCTACCAG ACTGAGGAGGACCGCAAGAATTTAGCCCGTCTGCAGGACCTGGTGGACaagctgcagctgaaagtgAAGTCCTACAAGAGAACTGCAGAGGAGGCT GAGGAACAGGCCAACAGTAACCTGACCAAGTTCCGCAAGCTGCAGCATGAACTGGACGAGGCGGAGGAGAGAGCCGACATCGCCGAGTCACAGGTCAACAAGCTGCGAGCCAAGAGCCGTGACGTGGGATCCAAGGTCAGTGACATtcttattttgcatttctttttaattttagtgcTATAA